A single region of the Anguilla anguilla isolate fAngAng1 chromosome 17, fAngAng1.pri, whole genome shotgun sequence genome encodes:
- the LOC118216042 gene encoding zinc finger protein 250-like, with protein MTKLGLLNAYLTERLMVAVREILEVVEGTVSEYQEEAARTHRENEKLRRRLQEVGLDTVADWSGTGHPLSLSIPPSLSPGAALPLSLSAAEGRSPAEEQHGEQEWSSGLREEFALSEEEEQPPPHAGSCDPGLAAPDYAAAAAAGPLPSAPRVKSDEDAGPGGPPDLFRVHIVGPAGAYSPPGLAPDSIKTEPSEVYCASAQLPAPLRTPPEAGNPAGSDEADAPVGEAGADPHPLPPPSRNRQPGGGRSGRACRKTSHSCPHCSKTFRHVSRLKIHLRIHTGEKPFGCPLCGKCFNNDGTLKNHQRVHTQVRLYSCAECGMSFKDAYTCKKHQRVHTGEKPYRCAHCGKHFNEAGNLQTHVRTHTGERPYCCTLCGKRFLESGKLKKHFRIHTRAGAQS; from the exons ATGACTAAATTAGGGCTTTTGAACGCCTATCTTACCGAACGGTTAATGGTGGCTGTGCGAGAGATTTTGGAGGTGGTGGAGGGCACTGTGTCGGAGTACCAGGAAGAAGCGGCTCGAACGCACCGAGAAAACGAGAAGCTGAGACGGAGGCTGCAAGAAGTCGGTTTAGACACGGTCGCAGATTGGTCGG GAACAggacatcctctctctctctccatccctccctccctctctccaggagcggcgctccctctctccctctcggcGGCCGAGGGGAGGTCCCCCGCGGAGGAGCAGCACGGCGAGCAGGAGTGGAGCTCCGGCCTGAGGGAGGAGTTCGCcctgagcgaggaggaggagcagccgcCGCCGCACGcggggtcatgtgacccgggACTCGCCGCGCCGGActacgccgccgccgccgccgccggcccgcTCCCGTCCGCGCCCCGCGTGAAGAGCGACGAGGACGCCGGGCCCGGCGGGCCCCCGGACCTCTTCAGGGTCCACATCGTGGGCCCGGCGGGGGCCTACTCCCCCCCCGGCCTTGCGCCGGACTCCATCAAAACGGAGCCCAGCGAGGTCTACTGCGCCTCGGCccagctccccgcccccctgcgcACCCCCCCGGAGGCGGGGAACCCCGCGGGCTCCGACGAGGCCGACGCTCCGGTCGGCGAGGCGGGGGCCGATCCCCACCCGCTTCCGCCGCCGTCCCGAAACAGGCAGCCCGGGGGGGGTCGGTCGGGCCGGGCCTGCCGGAAGACGTCCCACAGCTGCCCCCACTGCAGCAAGACCTTCCGGCACGTGTCCCGCCTCAAGATCCACCTGCGCATCCACACGGGCGAGAAGCCCTTCGGCTGCCCCCTGTGCGGCAAGTGCTTCAACAACGACGGCACGCTGAAGAACCACCAGCGCGTCCACACGCAGGTGCGGCTCTACAGCTGCGCCGAGTGCGGCATGAGCTTCAAGGACGCCTACACCTGCAAGAAGCACCAGCGCGTGCACACGGGCGAGAAGCCCTACCGCTGCGCCCACTGCGGCAAGCACTTCAACGAGGCGGGCAACCTGCAGACACACGTCCGCACGCACACGGGCGAGAGGCCCTACTGCTGCACCCTCTGCGGGAAGCGCTTCCTGGAGTCGGGGAAGCTGAAGAAGCACTTCCGCATTCACACCAGGGCCGGCGCGCAGAGCTGA
- the LOC118216410 gene encoding zinc finger protein 70-like — protein MTKLQILNAYLTERLMVAVREILEVVGDTVSEYQEETARIHRENESLRRKLREVVIEAETGWTGTGHALSLSIPPSLSPGAALPLSLSAAEGRSPAEEQHGEQEWSSGLREELALSEEEEQPPHARQRSRQKEEDAGGMDLSCAMEAEPEAELEPQSECVTPGLKKLALEIALSVVSPSALSVSQELSAMRAADADAAPRTRSLGDAGLGSPARLRPAQVKTEPEEGLDFKPEWPSEPGPGAKAKRHAPESLSEASAGKASGVSGAGLGHTDGSEIRGAGVGHTDDSEIRGSGMGHTDNFEIRGSGTGHTDVSEIRGVGAGHTEGPEPQEAGAGLDDAQNDGYFIGYRGEKQHRCFQCGKFFSQVCNLKTHLQIHTGERPYACTWCGKSFTQSADLRRHQRIHTGEKPHRCTWCEKSFTQIGNLKRHLRIHTGERPYCCALCGKSFNDGDTLKKHRRVHTGERPFRCAHCSKTFTVASSLQNHLRNHLKEGRR, from the exons atgacaaaattacaaaTTTTGAACGCGTATCTGACGGAGCGCTTAATGGTGGCTGTGCGAGAGATACTGGAGGTGGTGGGTGACACGGTGTCGGAATATCAGGAGGAAACAGCGCGAATACACCGGGAGAACGAGAGTCTGAGGAGGAAGCTGCGGGAAGTCGTGATCGAGGCAGAGACGGGCTGGACGG GAACAggacatgctctctctctctccatccctccctccctctctccgggagcggcgctccctctctccctctcggcGGCCGAGGGGAGGTCCCCCGCGGAGGAGCAGCACGGCGAGCAGGAGTGGAGCTCCGGCCTGAGGGAGGAGCTCGCcctgagcgaggaggaggagcagccgcCGCACGCGCGGCAGAGGAGCAGGCAGAAGGAGGAGGACGCCGGCGGGATGGACTTGTCCTGCGCGATGGAGGCGGAGccggaggcggagctggagccGCAGTCCGAGTGCGTGACGCCAGGACTGAAGAAGCTGGCGCTGGAAATAGCCCTGTCGGTGGTCTCGCCGTCCGCCCTGAGCGTGAGCCAGGAGCTGAGCGCCATGCGCGCGGCCGACGCCGACGCCGCCCCCAGGACGCGGTCGCTAGGCGACGCGGGGCTCGGGTCGCCCGCCCGCCTCAGGCCCGCCCAGGTCAAAACGGAGCCCGAGGAGGGGCTCGACTTCAAGCCCGAATGGCCCTCCGAGCCGGGCCCCGGGGCCAAAGCCAAGCGGCACGCGCCGGAGTCGCTGTCGGAGGCGAGCGCGGGCAAAGCTTCCGGGGTCAGCGGGGCCGGGCTGGGACACACGGACGGGTCCGAGATCAGGGGCGCTGGGGTGGGACACACGGACGACTCCGAGATTAGGGGTTCTGGGATGGGACATACGGACAACTTCGAGATTAGGGGCTCTGGGACGGGACATACGGACGTGTCCGAGATCAGGGGCGTTGGGGCGGGACATACGGAAGGCCCGGAACCGCAGGAGGCGGGGGCCGGGCTCGACGACGCCCAGAACGACGGCTACTTCATCGGCTACAGGGGGGAGAAGCAGCACCGCTGTTTCCAGTGCGGCAAGTTCTTCAGCCAGGTGTGCAACCTGAAGACCCACCTGCAGATCCACACGGGCGAGCGGCCGTACGCCTGCACCTGGTGCGGCAAGTCCTTCACCCAGTCGGCCGACCTGCGGCGGCACCAGCGGATCCACACGGGCGAGAAGCCGCACCGCTGCACCTGGTGCGAGAAGAGCTTCACCCAGATCGGCAACCTCAAGAGGCACCTGCGCATCCACACGGGGGAGCGGCCGTACTGCTGCGCCCTGTGCGGCAAGAGCTTCAACGACGGGGACACGCTCAAGAAGCACCGGCGGGTCCACACGGGGGAGCGGCCGTTCCGCTGCGCGCACTGCTCGAAGACCTTCACCGTGGCCAGCAGCCTGCAGAACCACCTCAGGAACCACCTGAAAGAGGGCCGACGCTAG